One Silene latifolia isolate original U9 population chromosome 4, ASM4854445v1, whole genome shotgun sequence DNA segment encodes these proteins:
- the LOC141652724 gene encoding uncharacterized protein LOC141652724 — MWTCASNAISGCVKLKNDIPTHSAECSDDDASYDTNREEGLECPICWESFNIVENVPYVLWCGHTLCKNCVLGLPWASLKLSTLPVQLPFFITCPWCNLLSPRLFHKGVLRFPRKNYFILWMVESMNGDRTRTYTSTHGDCHQAGLMNGNFGVISPSHIRHHREVPAPHTPERSEDNHNPNLVHRIFNRERLNITLRRSLAFVVHLTAKFPLVMVFLLVTLYAIPASAAILALYILITVVFAFPSFLVLYFAYPSLDWLVREILT; from the coding sequence ATGTGGACCTGTGCTTCAAATGCCATTTCGGGCTGTGTCAAGTTAAAAAATGATATTCCAACTCATAGTGCTGAGTGCTCAGATGACGATGCATCTTATGATACCAATAGAGAGGAAGGACTGGAGTGTCCCATATGCTGGGAGTCCTTCAATATTGTGGAGAATGTTCCTTATGTGCTCTGGTGTGGTCACACCCTCTGCAAAAATTGCGTCCTGGGACTCCCTTGGGCTTCTCTGAAACTTTCTACTTTACCTGTCCAGCTTCCGTTCTTCATCACTTGCCCGTGGTGCAATTTACTTTCTCCTAGGTTGTTTCATAAAGGCGTCTTAAGATTCCCTCGGAAAAACTACTTTATCCTTTGGATGGTTGAGAGCATGAATGGTGATAGAACAAGGACTTACACATCAACCCACGGGGATTGTCACCAAGCAGGTTTGATGAACGGAAATTTCGGTGTAATAAGCCCATCTCACATTAGACACCATAGGGAAGTTCCTGCTCCGCACACGCCAGAGAGGTCAGAGGATAACCATAACCCAAACCTTGTGCATCGAATCTTTAATAGAGAGAGATTGAACATCACACTTCGCAGGTCTTTGGCTTTTGTGGTTCATTTAACGGCTAAGTTTCCTCTTGTCATGGTATTCCTTCTAGTCACTTTGTATGCTATACCAGCAAGTGCAGCAATTTTAGCCTTGTACATCCTCATAACCGTTGTTTTCGCCTTTCCATCCTTCCTCGTGCTATATTTTGCCTACCCGAGTTTGGACTGGTTGGTTAGAGAAATCCTCACTTAA